The following coding sequences lie in one Apium graveolens cultivar Ventura chromosome 3, ASM990537v1, whole genome shotgun sequence genomic window:
- the LOC141710885 gene encoding uncharacterized protein LOC141710885 produces the protein MTGTQPADTVFPMDEDNTESSSSQGNKRKTRGPTLCSKLKEKFKNQKTECNLDFDEDGNPVGDMASQFASYVGTAARLHVNINIKSWDVVDEGLKDMIWEDIKMHWKLKADQIKKQVLEAVGKSWKDFKANLVRHFMRSGRNACETYPFINEDDWETFKTIHESAEFKEVSEKAKESQKHNKDPHFVGKGGYRGNRGKWRQDDPIASLDKTQSSIDPSILSTERSYDWVRARTKKNEDGSFYIPNDHTKEVFQKIGELQGQISDGLWTPCGHDDVLTRALGNKEHGGRVRGVGGRAKIKSVFGSQRSRQSGVVSNFLFLYITGHIKLLLNMVVRRIIKITWSGTMKFSALNKKEVLSVVIL, from the exons ATGACTGGAACTCAACCTGCAGACACT GTATTTCCCATGGACGAGGATAATACTGAGTCAAGTTCAAGTCAAGGAAACAAGAGAAAGACCCGAGGTCCAACGTTGTGCtcaaaattaaaagaaaaatttaaaaatcaaaaaaCAGAGTGCAACCTTGACTTTGATGAAGATGGTAATCCTGTAGGGGATATGGCATCCCAATTTGCGTCTTATGTTGGAACAGCTGCTCGATTACATGTCAATATAAATATCAAGAGTTGGGATGTAGTTGATGAGGGATTAAAGGATATGATTTGGGAAGATATTAAG ATGCACTGGAAATTAAAGGCTGACCAAATAAAAAAACAAGTGTTGGAAGCTGTAGGAAAGAGTTGGAAGGATTTCAAGGCGAATCTGGTTCGGCATTTTATGAGGTCGGGAAGGAACGCGTGTGAGACATATCCTTTCATCAACGAAGATGACTGGGAAACTTTTAAAACGATACATGAATCTGCCGAGTTTAAG GAAGTAAGTGAAAAAGCAAAGGAAAGTCAAAAACACAACAAAGATCCACACTTTGTTGGAAAAGGTGGATATAGAGGAAACAGGGGCAAGTGGCGCCAAGATGATCCCATTGCTTCTTTAGACAAAACACAGTCATCCATTGATCCATCCATTCTATCGACTGAGCGTAGTTATGATTGGGTTAGAGCACGAACAAAAAAAAATGAAGATGGAAGCTTTTACATCCCTAATGACCATACTAAGGAAGTATTTCAGAAAATT GGAGAGTTGCAAGGGCAAATATCTGATGGTTTATGGACTCCATGTGGTCACGATGACGTGCTGACTCGTGCACTTGGGAATAAGGAACATGGCGGACGCGTTAGAGGGGTTGGAGGAAGAGCAAAAATCAAGAGTGTATTTGGATCACAAAGAAGCAGACAAAGCGGAGTTGTATCGAAttttttattcttatatataACAGGGCATATAAAGTTGCTACTAAATATGGTTGTAAGAAGAATAATCAAAATAACCTGGTCTGGTACGATGAAGTTCAG TGCCCTCAACAAAAAGGAGGTACTGAGTGTGGTTATTTTGTGA